A window of the Brassica napus cultivar Da-Ae chromosome C5, Da-Ae, whole genome shotgun sequence genome harbors these coding sequences:
- the LOC106435387 gene encoding endochitinase CH25, translating into MKSCLLLFLIFSFLLSFSLAEQCGRQAGGALCPNGLCCSEFGWCGDTEAYCKQPGCQSQCGGTPPGPTGDLSGIISRSQFDDMLKHRNDNACPARGFYTYDAFINAAKSFPGFGTTGDTATRKKEIAAFFGQTSHETTGGWATAPDGPYSWGYCFKQEQNPSSNYCSPSAEWPCASGKSYYGRGPMQLSWNYNYGQCGRAIGSDLLNNPDLVSNDPVIAFKAAIWFWMTPQSPKPSCHAVIVGQWQPSDADRAAGRVPGYGVITNIINGGLECGRGQDARVADRIGFYQRYCNILGVNPGGNLDCYNQRSFASVNFFLDAAI; encoded by the exons ATGAAGTCTTGTCTActtctctttctcatcttctcaTTTCTTTTATCATTTTCCTTAGCCGAGCAATGTGGTCGACAAGCGGGAGGAGCTCTCTGCCCCAACGGTCTATGCTGCAGCGAGTTCGGATGGTGCGGTGACACCGAAGCTTACTGTAAGCAGCCTGGCTGCCAAAGCCAGTGCGGTGGTACTCCTCCTGGCCCCACCGGTGATCTTTCAGGCATCATTTCAAGATCTCAGTTCGACGACATGCTTAAACATAGAAATGATAATGCTTGTCCCGCTAGAGGTTTCTACACTTATGATGCCTTTATCAATGCCGCTAAGTCTTTCCCTGGCTTCGGCACCACCGGAGACACTGCCACAAGGAAGAAAGAAATCGCTGCCTTCTTTGGTCAGACTTCCCACGAGACCACCG GTGGGTGGGCCACAGCACCAGACGGACCATATTCATGGGGATACTGTTTCAAACAAGAGCAGAACCCTTCTTCAAACTACTGTTCACCGAGTGCCGAATGGCCATGCGCATCTGGTAAAAGCTACTACGGAAGAGGACCAATGCAGCTATCATGGAACTACAACTACGGACAGTGTGGAAGAGCCATCGGATCTGACTTACTCAACAACCCTGACCTTGTCTCCAACGATCCAGTGATCGCTTTCAAAGCCGCGATTTGGTTTTGGATGACACCTCAGTCTCCAAAACCGTCGTGCCACGCCGTGATCGTCGGCCAGTGGCAGCCTTCGGATGCTGACCGTGCCGCTGGGAGAGTACCGGGTTACGGTGTGATTACGAATATTATTAACGGTGGTTTAGAGTGTGGACGCGGCCAAGACGCTAGAGTCGCGGATAGAATTGGATTTTACCAGAGGTACTGTAACATTCTTGGAGTTAATCCTGGAGGTAACCTTGATTGTTACAACCAAAGGTCCTTTGCTTCTGTTAACTTCTTCCTTGACGCTGCTATTTAA
- the LOC106435413 gene encoding cysteine proteinase inhibitor 6-like, with translation MMKSCFSIFFSIFVSSSDLGFCNDEDMALLGGVRDVPANQNSGEVESLARFAVDEHNKKENSLLEFARVVKAKEQVVAGTMHHLTLEIVEAGKKKLYEAKVWVKPWLNFKELQEFKPASDAAPSSITPSDLGCKKGEHESGWREVPGDDPEVQHVADHAVKTIQQRSNSLFPYELQEVVHANAEVTGEAAKFNMLLKLKRGGKEEKFKVEVHKNHEGVLHLNHMEQHHD, from the exons ATGATGAAAAGCTGTTTctcaatcttcttctccatcttcgTCTCCTCTAGTGATTTAGGGTTCTGCAACGACGAAGACATGGCTTTACTCGGCGGCGTTCGCGATGTACCTGCTAATCAGAACAGCGGCGAGGTCGAGAGCCTCGCTCGTTTCGCCGTCGATGAGCATAACAAGAAAGAg AATTCGCTGCTGGAGTTTGCGAGGGTGGTGAAGGCGAAGGAACAAGTTGTGGCGGGAACGATGCATCATCTGACGCTTGAGATCGTCGAGGCTGGGAAGAAGAAGCTTTACGAAGCCAAAGTGTGGGTGAAGCCTTGGTTGAACTTCAAGGAGTTGCAGGAGTTCAAGCCTGCCTCTGATGCTGCCCCTTCTTCCATCACTCCCTCCGATCTTGGCTGCAAGAAAG GTGAACATGAATCTGGTTGGAGGGAAGTTCCAGGGGATGATCCAGAAGTGCAGCACGTTGCTGATCATGCTGTCAAGACCATTCAGCAGAGGTCTAACTCTTTGTTCCCTTATGAGCTTCAGGAGGTTGTTCATGCTAACGCGGAG GTTACTGGTGAGGCTGCAAAGTTCAACATGCTTCTCAAGTTGAAGAGAGGAGGCAAGGAGGAAAAGTTCAAGGTGGAGGTTCACAAGAACCATGAAGGTGTTCTTCATCTCAACCACATGGAGCAACACCATGACTAA